One genomic window of Fusarium fujikuroi IMI 58289 draft genome, chromosome FFUJ_chr01 includes the following:
- a CDS encoding related to 5-methylcytosine G/T mismatch-specific DNA glycosylase: protein MNGSTTPRFGYDVLSVSDVPSNARDFLADVIESYQAPEETEELFQESLLARAADWHYLIECAKSMRRARPGDRSSLQAQDVLADVWYTLSGQDPPPGEEPWELTDRLIARAKQLEVDPEIRPPHITEQIENHRPQWLGSKGFPKTTTCLTTSPYWSDQPHGRRPGGSKNLAKWKDRACLPLASSQARVSAILHSQTPGNETHQTLSVDKRAGGQGSPQGGALCDMTLIVKPQSSISPYFVATSASDEAGQVIALARKRPPRGTVPSVPFAPLTSQEFGLIQEKFAHEPFWLLIVVTFLIRTKGTQAIPTFYKVKERFPTPTHIASEGNTESLVEMIRHLGLAEHRVSLMKKYARGFLDQPPVAGIYHKVKKYDHRDIDPLSLYQHEGSSALLVDKDSCGQDILEAWEIGHLTQGKYALDSWRIFCRDELLGRATGWNGEDRDPKLQPEWMRVRPDDKELRAYLRWMWMKEGWEWNPGTGERTVLCEELRNAVNQGRVVYDEKGGLKIHSLAYSANALALGEEELMAES, encoded by the coding sequence TCCTCTCCGTATCCGACGTTCCTTCAAACGCCCGAGACTTCCTTGCCGACGTCATCGAGTCCTATCAAGCACCAGAAGAGACCGAAGAGCTTTTCCAAGAGAGCCTGCTAGCACGCGCTGCAGACTGGCATTATCTGATCGAATGTGCCAAATCCATGCGAAGAGCTCGCCCAGGAGATAGAAGCAGCTTGCAAGCGCAAGACGTCCTTGCCGACGTATGGTACACGCTGAGCGGGCAGGATCCTCCACCTGGTGAGGAGCCATGGGAATTAACCGATAGGCTTATTGCTCGGGCTAAACAGCTTGAGGTTGACCCCGAAATCCGACCACCACATATCACCGAGCAAATTGAAAATCACCGACCACAGTGGCTTGGATCAAAGGGTTTTCCAAAGACAACGACATGTCTCACAACATCCCCTTATTGGTCGGACCAGCCCCATGGGAGGCGCCCAGGAGGGAGTAAAAACCTTGCGAAATGGAAAGATCGAGCATGCCTCCCTCTAGCTTCTTCACAAGCACGCGTCTCTGCAATACTACACTCACAAACACCCGGCAATGAGACTCACCAAACTCTGAGTGTTGATAAGCGTGCTGGTGGGCAGGGTTCCCCGCAAGGAGGCGCTCTGTGCGACATGACATTGATCGTCAAGCCTCAAAGTTCAATTTCGCCATACTTTGTAGCCACTTCAGCATCGGATGAGGCTGGCCAAGTCATTGCACTGGCGCGAAAGCGACCGCCGCGGGGAACTGTCCCTTCAGTTCCCTTCGCGCCTCTCACATCACAGGAGTTTGGTCTTATCCAAGAAAAGTTTGCCCACGAACCATTCTGGCTCCTCATTGTGGTGACATTCCTGATTCGGACAAAGGGCACGCAAGCAATCCCTAcattttataaggtaaaagaaCGATTTCCTACGCCAACGCATATTGCAAGCGAAGGAAACACCGAATCGCTCGTCGAGATGATAcgccatcttggccttgcggaGCACCGTGTAagtttgatgaagaagtatGCCCGGGGCTTCTTGGATCAGCCTCCAGTTGCTGGCATCTATCACAAGGTGAAGAAGTATGATCACAGGGACATCGACCCACTGAGTCTGTACCAACATGAAGGCAGTAGTGCACTGTTGGTGGATAAAGACTCATGTGGGCAAGATATTTTAGAGGCCTGGGAGATTGGACATCTTACACAAGGCAAGTATGCTCTAGACAGCTGGCGCATCTTCTGTCGGGATGAGCTACTTGGACGAGCGACGGGCTGGAACGGCGAGGACAGAGATCCTAAACTCCAGCCTGAATGGATGAGGGTTCGTCCAGATGATAAAGAATTAAGGGCATATTTGAGATGGATGTGGATGAAAGAGGGCTGGGAATGGAACCCAGGCACAGGTGAGCGTACAGTTCTGTGCGAAGAGTTGCGAAATGCTGTCAATCAAGGGAGAGTTGTGTATGATGAGAAGGGCGGGTTGAAGATTCACAGTCTGGCCTATTCAGCAAATGCTTTGGCATTAGGGGAGGAAGAGTTGATGGCTGAAAGCTAG